From Oryza brachyantha chromosome 9, ObraRS2, whole genome shotgun sequence, a single genomic window includes:
- the LOC102722242 gene encoding homeobox-leucine zipper protein HOX4, with the protein MKRSAGAGGGSPSLVPMANSSDDGYGGVGMEVEGDAEEEMMACGGGGEKKRRLSVEQVRALERSFEVENKLEPERKARLARDLGLQPRQVAVWFQNRRARWKTKQLERDYTALRHSYDTLRLDHDALRRDKDALLAEIKELKAKLGDEEAAASFTSVKEEPVASDGPPAAGFGSSDSDSSAVLNDTDAAGAAPAAEALAPDVCTFLGAPSAAGQAGAGATAASHGEVFFHVNFLKVEEDETGFLDDDEPCGGFFADEQPPPLSWWTEPTEHWN; encoded by the exons ATGAAGCGATCCGCCGGTGCCGGTGGCGGCAGCCCGTCGCTCGTCCCGATGGCGAATTCTAGCG ATGATGGCTATGGAGGGGTTGGGATGGAGGTGGAAGGGGatgcggaggaggagatgatggcgtgcggcggcggcggtgagaaGAAGCGGCGGCTGAGCGTGGAGCAGGTTCGCGCGCTGGAACGGAGCTTCGAGGTGGAGAACAAGCTTGAGCCGGAGCGGAAGGCGCGGCTGGCGCGCGACCTTGGCCTGCAGCCGCGCCAGGTCGCCGTCTGGTTCCAGAACCGCCGCGCGCGTTGGAAGACCAAGCAGCTCGAGCGCGACTACACCGCGCTCCGCCATTCGTACGACACCCTGCGCCTCGACCACGACGCGCTCCGCCGCGACAAGGAcgccctcctcgccgag ATCAAAGAGCTCAAGGCGAAGCTGggggacgaggaggcggcggcgagcttcaCGTCGGTGAAGGAGGAGCCGGTGGCCTCCGAcggcccaccggcggcgggttTCGGGTCGTCCGACAGCGACTCGAGCGCGGTGCTGAACgacaccgacgccgccggcgccgcgccagcggcggaggcgctggCTCCGGATGTATGCACGTTTCTTGgcgcgccgtccgccgcggGCCAAGCGGGGGCGGGCGCAACGGCCGCGAGCCACGGGGAGGTGTTCTTCCACGTGAATTTCCTCaaggtggaggaggacgagaCGGGATtcctggacgacgacgagccgtGCGGCGGGTTCTTCGCCGACGAGCAGCCTCCGCCGCTGTCGTGGTGGACCGAGCCCACGGAGCACTGGAACTGA